Below is a window of Phenylobacterium koreense DNA.
GGCCGCCGTAGTTGAAGGCGACCTGCAGGAAGAACTTGTCGTTGCCGGCGGTGCGGCGCTCTGCGCGCTCGACGATCTCGGCCACGTCCGGCGGCAGGCCTGTCCGGCGGCCCAGGATGCGGATCCGCACCCCGCTGCGCGCCAGCTTCTCGAGATCGGAGTTCACGTAGAGCTTCAGCAGCCGCATGACCTCGGCCACCTCGCCGGCCGGCCGGCGCCAGTTCTCGGTCGAGAACGCATAGAGCGTCAGCCAGCCCACGCCATGGTCGGGCGCGGCTTCCACCACACGGCGGATCGCATCCACACCTTTCGGATGGCCAAGCTGGCGCGGGAGGCCCCGCCGCTTCGCCCAGCGCCCATTGCCGTCCATCACGATCGCCACGTGTAGCGGCGCGTGCGGCGTAGCCTCCTCGTGATCGATTGGGGCCATGGGGTTCCTAAGCGTCCTTTGCCGACATCCCGGCGGACTAGACCTGCATGATCTCTTGTTCTTTGGTTTTCAAGGCTTCGTCCACGCGTTTGATAGCCTCGTCCGTGAACTTCTGGACCTCGCCTTCCATCCGGTGCTGTTCGTCCTGCGTAATGACGCTGTCCTTCTCGGCCTTTTTAAGGTCGTCGTTGGCGTCCCGGCGAACGTTGCGGATCGCGACCTTCTGTTGCTCGGCGTACTTGCCGGCCAGCTTGGCCAGGTCCTTGCGCCGCTCCTCGGTGAGCGGCGGGATCGGGATGCGCAGGCTCTGCCCGTCCACGACCGGATTGAGGCCCAGGCCCGCATTGCGGATCGCCTTCTCGACCGAAACCACGGTCCCGCGGTCCCAGACGCTGACGCTGATCGAGCGCGGCTCAGGCACGCTCACGGCGGCGACCTGATTCAACGGCACGGTCGAGCCGTAGGCTTCGACCATTACCTGGTCCAGCAGGCTGGCCGAGGCGCGGCCGGTGCGAAGGCTGCCGAACTCGTCCTTCAGGGCCGCGATCGCCTTGTCCATGCGGTCCCGGTATTTACTAAGGACCGGCTTTTCCGCAGCAGCCATAGGATCTTCTCCTGGATATGTCGTGTAACGAACGAAAGACCTAGGCGATCGTCGTAAAGACGCCTTGGCCTTTCAGAACCTTGAGGAAGTTGCCCCGCTCGCGGATCGAGAAGACCACGATGGGGATCTGGTTGTCACGCATGAGGGCGATGGCCGACGCGTCCATGACCCGCAAGTCCTTGGCCAGCACCTCCTGATAATTCAGGGTGTCATAACGCTGGGCGCTCGGATCCTTCTTCGGATCCGCGGTGTAGACGCCATCGACGCTAGTGCCCTTGAAAAGCGCATCGCAGCCCATCTCGGCCGTGCGCAGGGCGGCCGGCGTATCGGTCGTGAAGAAAGGCGCGCCCAGGCCGGCGGCGAAGATCACCACCCTGCCCTTCTC
It encodes the following:
- a CDS encoding isoprenyl transferase → MAPIDHEEATPHAPLHVAIVMDGNGRWAKRRGLPRQLGHPKGVDAIRRVVEAAPDHGVGWLTLYAFSTENWRRPAGEVAEVMRLLKLYVNSDLEKLARSGVRIRILGRRTGLPPDVAEIVERAERRTAGNDKFFLQVAFNYGGRADLVDAARALAADVASGRLAPEDISDELLQAKLSTDGLPDPDLVIRTSGEQRLSNFLLWESAYSEFVFQDVLWPDYNAEYLRAAIDEYNKRERRYGGAVADDVLAAG
- the frr gene encoding ribosome recycling factor gives rise to the protein MAAAEKPVLSKYRDRMDKAIAALKDEFGSLRTGRASASLLDQVMVEAYGSTVPLNQVAAVSVPEPRSISVSVWDRGTVVSVEKAIRNAGLGLNPVVDGQSLRIPIPPLTEERRKDLAKLAGKYAEQQKVAIRNVRRDANDDLKKAEKDSVITQDEQHRMEGEVQKFTDEAIKRVDEALKTKEQEIMQV